A single region of the Branchiostoma lanceolatum isolate klBraLanc5 chromosome 1, klBraLanc5.hap2, whole genome shotgun sequence genome encodes:
- the LOC136448356 gene encoding uncharacterized protein — protein sequence MPVLCAVYGCGHNSKRDKGYSYHRIPKMIESQGEKTRLLSEERRRVWLANINRSLADLTPSKSTFSRVCSLHFISGKPASLYSFTDPDWAPTQHLGHNKVDITLGVARSVRAAERNNKRIKIEEDGYSTGGIIDPPSPVVPNIHVAAKCDAGCQTELTGEDIDRMQCTVQYLTEQQDNLKTQLLSLQINENSFSNRGDDKVRFYSGLPNFLILMNVFQLVVSHVKCTSQNVISPFQQFILVLMRLRLSLSLQDISYRFGISLSTSCRIFDKWITAMNNRLSFLILWPQRTELRKTMPLVFKKNFGNSVSVIIDCFEIFIDRPSSLIARAMTWSNYKHHNTVKFLIGISPQGCISFISKAWGGRVSDKYLTENCGILKKLLPGDIVLADRGFNIADSVAFEGAKLYIPAFTKGKKQLSALEVETTRKIANVRIHVERVIGLVRRKYTILQSTLPIPLVKSKPNDALAPIDKITRVCCALTNLSDSIVLS from the exons ATGCCAGTCCTGTGCGCAGTCTATGGCTGCGGCCATAATAGTAAACGAGATAAAGGGTACAGCTATCACAGGATTCCGAAGATGATTGAATCCCAAGGAGAGAAAACAAGACTTCTTTCAGAAGAGAGACGACGGGTATGGCTGGCAAATATCAACCGGTCGCTAGCCGACCTGACGCCGTCCAAGTCTACATTCTCTCGAGTATGCAGTCTTCATTTCATCTCAG GGAAACCGGCCAGTCTGTACTCATTTACAGACCCGGACTGGGCCCCAACTCAGCACCTCGGGCACAACAAAGTTGACATCACCCTAGGGGTGGCAAGGAGTGTCAGGGCTgctgaaagaaacaacaaacgAATAAAGATCGAAGAAGATGGATATTCAA ctGGTGGCATTATTGATCCACCTAGCCCTGTAGtgccaaacatacatgtagcagcaaAGTGTGATGCAGGATGTCAGACAGAACTGACAGGAGAAGATATTGACAGGATGCAGTGCACAGTCCAGTATCTCACCGAACAACAAGACAACCTAAAGACACAGCTCCTATCACTCCAGATAAATGAGAATAGTTTTAGTAATAGGGGAGATGATAAGGTTAGATTCTATTCTGGTTTACCCAACTTTCTCATCTTGATGAATGTTTTCCAGCTTGTTGTGTCCCATGTCAAGTGTACATCACAAAATGTTATCTCACCTTTTCAACAATTCATTTTAGTTTTGATGAGGCTAAGGCTTTCACTCTCTCTTCAAGATATTTCCTATCGATTCGGTATATCACTGTCAACTTCATGCAGAATTTTTGACAAATGGATTACAGCAATGAATAACCGTCTCAGTTTTCTGATCCTGTGGCCCCAGCGTACAGAACTAAGAAAAACCATGCCCCTTGTTTTTAAGAAAAATTTTGGTAACAGTGTATCTGTAATAATTGATTGCTTTGAAATTTTCATTGATCGCCCTTCCAGTTTGATCGCTCGAGCAATGACATGGTCAAATTATAAACATCATAACACTGTTAAATTTCTAATTGGCATTTCTCCACAAGGTTGTATATCTTTTATATCTAAGGCATGGGGGGGAAGGGTGAGTGATAAGTATTTAACTGAAAACTGTGGGATTTTAAAAAAGTTATTACCtggggatattgttttagcAGATAGGGGGTTTAATATAGCAGATAGTGTAGCATTCGAAGGGGCAAAACTGTACATACCAGCATTTACTAAAGGTAAAAAGCAATTATCCGCTTTAGAAGTAGAAACAACTCGTAAGATAGCTAATGTCAGAATTCATGTAGAACGTGTTATAGGTCTTGTTAgaagaaaatatacaattttgCAAAGTACCCTACCCATCCCCTTAGTAAAATCTAAACCAAACGATGCTCTAGCACCTATAGATAAGATCACCAGAGTATGCTGTGCTCTAACAAACTTGTCAGACTCTATTGTACTTTCTTAA
- the LOC136448340 gene encoding splicing factor 3A subunit 1-like: protein MPAVEVQSQAPPEPMAEEPPPAEPKKPTVGIIYPPPEVRNIVDKTASFVARNGPEFESRIRQNEINNPKFNFLNPNDPYHAYYQHKVTDIKEGKVQDSLIPKVMNLSQLQSSKPSQPQVVQETIVPKDPPAEFEFVADPPSISAYDLDIVKLTAQFVARNGRQFLTNLMNKEQRNYQFDFLRPQHSLFNYFTKLVEQYTKVLIPPKNLMSKLKKEGDNPREIMNQVKYRVEWEKFQERERKREEDERERERVAFLQIDWHDFVVVETVDFQPHEIANLPPPTTPDQLGARMLIQERIEKGHTAEPSEMEMEVEDMDEASSEDEDERPPLPGTADTTEQDMDEGDSDVDEDAPTPPPQPPPEEALPQPPPLPPQPEEVQIRRDYDPKAARIQPPTIQDTTAWVVSPITGERIPVDKLQEHMRISLLDPRWVEEKQSSLKEKQQQEEVFAPGSAIDSSLKMLAERRTDIFGAGDEETRIGRKLGEEEKKTTKVTWDGHTASMEATTRAAQKNITLQEQIEAIHKAKGLTADEEKEKIGPAIPAQTTVDQTPTTSTIPTKPPIPLPTPHTTIAHHVPMAIPIPAPPKPPMPPQMLQQLRPHVNLIPRPPMPPQPHMLIARPPMVPPPMAQMARAAGFAFPPGTMPTQPPRPPMSMQQFVPAPPPVPAPPRPIIQERPPATEEPAAKKQKTEDSLVSEEEFLKRNKGPVTFKVIVPKMDDKSEWNLNGQTLTFTLPVTDTVSVIKAKIHEALAMPAGKQKLQYEGIFIKDSNTLAFYNMTHGATIQLALKERGGRKK from the exons ATGCCAGCCGTTGAAGTACAATCTCAGGCCCCTCCGGAG CCAATGGCGGAAGAACCGCCTCCAGCTGAGCCCAAGAAGCCCACCGTGGGCATCATCTACCCTCCGCCCGAGGTCAGGAACATCGTCGACAAGACCGCCAGCTTCGTGGCGAGGAACGGGCCAGAGTTCGAATCCAGGATCCGACAGAACGAAATCAACAACCCCAAGTTCAACTTCCTCAACCCAA ATGACCCCTACCATGCCTACTACCAGCACAAGGTCACTGACATCAAGGAGGGCAAAGTTCAGGACTCGTTGATCCCCAAGGTCATGAACTTGTCACAACTCCAGAGTTCAAAG CCCTCCCAGCCACAGGTTGTACAGGAAACAATCGTCCCCAAAGATCCGCCGGCGGAGTTTGAGTTCGTTGCCGACCCTCCCTCCATCTCCGCGTACGATCTGGACATCGTGAAATTGACGGCGCAGTTTGTGGCTCGTAACGGCCGCCAGTTTCTGACCAACCTGATGAACAAGGAACAAAGGAACTACCAGTTTGACTTCCTCCGGCCGCAGCACAGTCTGTTTAACTACTTCACCAAGCTGGTCGAACAGTACACTAAG GTTCTCATCCCTCCAAAGAACCTGATGTCTAAGCTGAAGAAGGAAGGAGACAACCCGCGGGAGATCATGAACCAGGTGAAGTACAGAGTGGAGTGGGAGAAGTTCCAGGAgcgagagaggaagagagaggagGATGAAcgagagagggagagagtcGCCTTCCTGCAGATTGACTGGCATGACTTTGTGGTGGTGGAGACAGTAGACTTCCAGCCCCATGAAATAG CTAACCTGCCCCCACCCACGACCCCTGACCAGCTGGGTGCCCGTATGCTGATCCAGGAGCGGATCGAGAAGGGGCATACCGCCGAGCCATCCGAGATGGAGATGGAGGTGGAGGATATGGACGAGGCCTCGTCAGAGGATG AGGACGAACGTCCACCACTGCCAGGCACAGCAGACACTACAGAACAGGACATGGATGAAGGG GACTCAGACGTGGATGAGGATGCCCCGACCCCCCCACCACAGCCGCCCCCCGAGGAGGCCCTCCCCCAGcctccccccctccctccccagcCTGAGGAGGTACAGATCAGAAGAGACTACGATCCTAAAG CTGCTCGCATCCAGCCCCCGACCATCCAGGACACGACAGCGTGGGTCGTGTCGCCTATCACGGGTGAGCGGATCCCGGTAGACAAGCTGCAGGAGCACATGCGCATCAGTCTGCTGGACCCGCGTTGGGTGGAGGAGAAACAGAGCTCCCTCAAGGAGAAGCAGCAACAGGAGGAGGTCTTCGCTCCAG GATCTGCCATCGACAGCAGTCTGAAGATGCTTGCCGAACGCCGTACTGATATTTTCGGTGCGGGTGACGAGGAGACTCGCATCGGTCGCAAGCTCGGAGAGGAAGAGAAGAAGACGACCAAGGTGACATGGGACGGTCACACCGCAAGTATGGAggccacgacaagggcagcaCAGAAGAACATCACTCTACAGGAGCAGATCGAAGCCATCCACAAGGCAAAAGGACTCACAGCTGACGAAGAGAAGGAAAAGATTGGTCCTGCCATCCCTGCCCAGACAACAGTAGACCAGACCCCCACAACAAGCACCATCCCCACCAAACCCCCCATCCCCCTCCCTACCCCACACACCACTATCGCACACCACGTACCTATGGCGATACCCATACCAGCCCCACCCAAGCCACCGATGCCTCCTCAGATGTTACAGCAGCTTCGGCCCCACGTAAACCTCATCCCCCGGCCCCCCATGCCACCCCAACCCCACATGCTCATCGCCCGCCCCCCTATGGTCCCACCCCCTATGGCCCAAATGGCGAGGGCGGCAGGCTTTGCCTTCCCCCCTGGCACCATGCCGACTCAGCCGCCCCGCCCTCCAATGTCCATGCAACAGTTTGTCCCCGCCCCTCCCCCTGTCCCCGCACCCCCTCGCCCCATCATCCAAGAGCGCCCCCCTGCCACCGAGGAGCCGGCAGCTAAGAAACAGAAGACGGAGGATTCCCTGGTCTCGGAGGAAGAGTTCCTGAAGAGAAACAAGGGTCCGGTCACATTCAAGGTCATCGTGCCCAAGATGGACGACAAGAGCGAATGGAACCTGAACGGACAGACTCTGACCTTCACCCTGCCTGTTACCGACACT GTGTCCGTTATCAAGGCTAAGATCCACGAGGCTCTGGCAATGCCTGCTGGGAAACAGAAGCTACAGTATGAG GGTATCTTTATCAAGGACTCCAACACGCTGGCTTTCTACAACATGACCCATGGAGCAACTATCCAACTGGCACTGAAGGAGAGAGGAGGAAGGAAGAAGTAG